A genomic region of Acidobacteriota bacterium contains the following coding sequences:
- a CDS encoding DUF488 domain-containing protein, translating to MLPSARLKLPTAPVRSQVENKALWNEARCRENADFFTIGYTGRKTGELLDALVAAGVRTLVDIRQNAVSMYRPELSKANLRQLVEHRGLQYVHLPDLGVPRDIRARAIATGSRDVIWSWYDEHVVSSYIGRNLHRFFNGVEHPAAFMCVEIDPRECHRHRLSVALESIGLRGFDL from the coding sequence ATGCTACCGTCAGCTAGACTGAAACTGCCCACTGCACCGGTTCGATCTCAGGTCGAGAACAAGGCGCTGTGGAACGAAGCCCGGTGCCGAGAAAATGCCGACTTCTTCACGATCGGCTACACCGGGCGCAAGACCGGCGAGTTGCTCGATGCGCTGGTCGCGGCCGGAGTTCGGACACTCGTGGACATCCGACAGAACGCTGTCAGCATGTACCGGCCGGAACTGAGCAAGGCCAACCTTAGGCAACTCGTTGAACACCGCGGCCTGCAGTACGTGCATCTTCCTGATCTCGGCGTGCCCCGCGATATCCGGGCAAGGGCTATCGCAACAGGGAGTCGCGACGTAATCTGGAGCTGGTACGACGAGCACGTGGTGTCTTCATATATTGGTCGCAACCTTCACCGATTCTTCAATGGTGTCGAGCATCCTGCAGCGTTCATGTGCGTCGAAATTGACCCGCGCGAGTGTCACCGCCATCGTTTGTCCGTAGCCCTTGAGTCGATTGGATTACGGGGTTTTGATCTCTAA